The proteins below come from a single Rhizobium rhizoryzae genomic window:
- a CDS encoding amidohydrolase family protein, with protein MSQIQASRFRSGCTCRGIDVHCHVVPSSFPGAPGDETLPGWPSMTPVENCHATVVINDKPYRTVSDACWLAERRIEEMDRAGIAVQALSPMPELFGYWIDAAAAAILIRHVNDVIAGMVSEGAGRFVGLGGLPLQDIDLAIAELHRVVSELGFRGVEIGSNINGVPIGDPRFHPFFAEAERLGAAVFVHAVRPAGMDRLVGPAPLQQVLAYPTDVGLAAASVITGGLLQKFPSLRIAFSHGGGTLASLLPRLQQGYQTFPALKDSLSEPPVEQARKLYVDSLVFDADMLSHIVSVFGEDRVMIGTDYPFNFREKEPVRRIEQISADPTLSERLTFRNALAFLGMDEETL; from the coding sequence ATGAGCCAGATACAAGCAAGTCGCTTCAGAAGCGGGTGCACCTGCCGCGGCATTGACGTTCACTGCCATGTCGTACCGTCCAGCTTTCCGGGAGCGCCTGGAGACGAAACGCTTCCCGGCTGGCCGTCCATGACACCCGTTGAGAACTGCCACGCGACAGTCGTCATTAATGACAAGCCCTATCGAACCGTGAGTGATGCCTGCTGGCTTGCAGAGCGTCGGATCGAAGAAATGGATCGCGCAGGCATCGCGGTACAGGCGCTCTCTCCCATGCCGGAACTGTTCGGCTACTGGATTGACGCGGCAGCGGCAGCGATCCTCATCCGGCATGTCAATGATGTGATTGCAGGTATGGTCAGTGAGGGGGCGGGCCGGTTCGTCGGGTTGGGCGGACTACCGCTGCAGGATATCGATCTTGCCATTGCTGAACTGCATCGCGTGGTTTCCGAGCTCGGCTTCCGTGGCGTCGAAATTGGCAGCAACATAAATGGCGTACCGATCGGAGATCCCCGCTTTCATCCGTTCTTTGCGGAGGCAGAGCGTCTTGGAGCCGCGGTATTCGTACACGCCGTAAGGCCCGCCGGGATGGATCGTCTGGTTGGCCCCGCTCCCCTGCAGCAGGTTCTCGCTTACCCGACGGATGTGGGACTTGCTGCGGCTTCCGTCATCACCGGAGGTTTGCTGCAGAAGTTTCCGAGCCTGCGCATCGCCTTCAGCCATGGCGGCGGGACACTTGCATCCCTGCTTCCCCGTTTGCAGCAGGGGTACCAGACATTTCCGGCACTGAAAGACAGCCTGTCGGAACCGCCCGTCGAGCAGGCGCGCAAGCTCTATGTCGATTCCCTTGTATTCGACGCGGATATGCTCTCGCACATCGTATCCGTCTTTGGCGAAGACCGGGTGATGATCGGCACCGATTACCCATTCAATTTCCGCGAGAAAGAACCAGTCAGGCGCATCGAGCAGATTTCTGCCGATCCGACCCTGAGCGAACGCCTGACGTTCCGCAATGCGCTCGCCTTTCTCGGGATGGACGAGGAGACTTTATGA